In the Papio anubis isolate 15944 chromosome 15, Panubis1.0, whole genome shotgun sequence genome, one interval contains:
- the LOC116270570 gene encoding NHL repeat-containing protein 3, translated as MARFWVCVAGAGFFLAFLVLHSRFCGSPVLRNFTFAVSWRTEKSLYRLDVDWPKHPEYFTGTTFCVAVDSLNGLVYIGQRGDNIPKILVFTEDGYFLRAWNYTVDTPHGIFAASTLYEQSIWITDVGSGFFGHTVKKYSSFGDLVQVLGTPGTKGTGLNPLQFDNPAELYVEDTGDIYIVDGDGGLNNRLIKLSQDFMILWLHGENGTGPAKFNIPHSVTLDSAGRVWVADRGNKRIQVFDKDTGEWLGAWNNCFTEEGPSSVRFTPDGKYLIVAQLNLSRLSVVAAPPVGSIGECSVISTIQLADQVLPHLLEVDRKTGAVYVAEIGAKQVQKYVPLNSYVPAFGS; from the exons ATGGCGAGATTCTGGGTCTGCGTAGCCGGTGCTGGCTTCTTTCTTGCATTTCTGGTTTTGCATTCGCGTTTTTGTGGCTCTCCA GTTTTGAGGAACTTTACTTTTGCAGTTTCCTGGAGAACTGAGAAAAGTCTTTACCGGCTGGATGTGGATTGGCCTAAGCACCCCGAATATTTTACCGGAACAACATTTTGTGTTGCAGTTGACTCCCTCAACGGATTGGTTTACATAGGTCAA AGAGGGGATAACATCCCAAAGATATTAGTGTTCACAGAGGATGGATATTTTCTAAGAGCCTGGAATTATACAGTTGACACACCTCATGGTATATTTGCAGCCAGTACTCTATATGAACAATCCATCTGGATCACGGATGTAGGAAGTG GATTCTTTGGTCATACTGTTAAAAAATACAGTTCTTTTGGTGATCTTGTTCAAGTCTTGGGTACTCCAGGCACAAAAGGCACTGGTTTGAATCCTTTGCAGTTTGATAACCCAGCAGAATTATATGTAGAGGACACAGGAGATATTTACATTGTGGATGGAGATGGAGGATTGAATAACAGATTGATCAAACTGTCCCAAG ATTTCATGATCCTTTGGCTGCATGGAGAAAATGGGACAGGGCCTGCTAAGTTCAACAtacctcacagtgttacacttgATTCAGCTGGTCGG gTGTGGGTTGCTGACCGAGGAAATAAAAGAATCCAAGTATTTGATAAAGACACTGGGGAGTGGTTAGGAGCATGGAATAATTGTTTCACAGAAGAGGGACCTTCTTCAGTCAg ATTTACTCCTGATGGGAAGTACTTGATTGTGGCCCAGCTGAATCTTAGCAGGCTCTCAGTTGTAGCAGCACCCCCGGTGGGAAGCATTGGGGAGTGTTCTGTGATCAGCACAATCCAACTAGCAGATCAAGTTTTGCCACATCTCCTGGAAGTCGACAGAAAGACTGGAGCGGTCTATGTAGCAGAAATTGGAGCAAAACAAGTACAAAAATATGTCCCTTTGAATAGCTATGTTCCTGCATTTGGTTCATAA